The Malus domestica chromosome 10, GDT2T_hap1 genome contains a region encoding:
- the LOC114827804 gene encoding thioredoxin-like protein CXXS1, with protein MAGQLREEQQVTRPKVMKVDSVETWDSHVSQATNQGRPIIAHFTASWCMPSVAMNSFFEEIASDYPDVLFLTVDVDEVKEVATRLEIKAMPTFSLIRDGATVDKLVGANPEEIRKRIEGFFQSRRADVA; from the exons ATGGCAGGTCAACTACGAGAAGAGCAGCAGGTAACTAGGCCCAAAGTCATGAAGGTTGACTCTGTGGAGACTTGGGACTCGCATGTTTCCCAAGCCACCAACCAAGGCCGTCCT ATTATTGCACATTTCACTGCTTCGTGGTGCATGCCTTCGGTGGCTATGAACTCATTCTTCGAGGAAATTGCCTCAGATTATCCGGATGTTCTGTTTCTCACCGTTGATGTCGACGAGGTTAAG GAGGTAGCGACCCGATTGGAGATAAAGGCGATGCCAACCTTTTCGCTGATAAGGGACGGTGCAACGGTTGACAAGCTCGTGGGTGCCAATCCGGAAGAGATAAGGAAAAGGATTGAGGGTTTCTTTCAGTCCAGACGTGCGGATGTTGCATAG